One stretch of Anguilla anguilla isolate fAngAng1 chromosome 5, fAngAng1.pri, whole genome shotgun sequence DNA includes these proteins:
- the LOC118226792 gene encoding protein sprouty homolog 1-like, whose protein sequence is MELLSQHDGSGNPLAVVRQPSLENRPRFDYEREPQRSGVLSLDQIKAIRSRNEYTEGPSATRKPTPPRTAPRTAPRPEKQERTHEIILVNVNNNYERRTPGHPAPGVSPPGARLPPLSRSASSGSNSSASSEQGLLLGRSPPARPGPAPRPGRTIRTQPKPAAQPEAALKPAGKEDLSQHRLVCEQCGRCKCAECTAPRALPSCLACGGQCLCSAETLLEHGTCMCLVKGLFYHCSNDDEGDSCADRPCSLSRSHCCSRFLCMGLMSAVFPCLLCYPPAKACVRACQRCHDRLNRPGCRCKNSNTVYCKLENWSPGSFQKPS, encoded by the coding sequence ATGGAGCTCCTCAGTCAGCACGACGGCAGCGGAAACCCCTTAGCGGTGGTCAGGCAGCCGTCCCTGGAGAACAGGCCGAGGTTCGATTACGAAAGAGAGCCTCAGCGTTCCGGCGTCCTCTCTCTGGACCAGATCAAGGCCATCCGGTCCCGCAATGAGTACACGGAGGGCCCGTCCGCCACCAGGAAGCCCACGCCCCCCCGGACGGCCCCGCGGACGGCCCCTAGGCCGGAGAAGCAGGAGAGGACTCACGAAATCATACTGGTCAATGTGAACAACAACTATGAGCGTCGGACGCCTGGTCACCCGGCGCCCGGGGTGTCGCCGCCCGGCGCTCGGCTACCGCCGCTGAGCAGGTCCGCCAGCTCGGGGAGCAACAGCAGCGCCTCCTCCGAGCAGGGCCTCCTCCTGGGCCGCTCGCCCCCGGCgaggcccggcccggccccccgccccggccggaCAATACGGACCCAGCCCAAGCCCGCGGCCCAGCCGGAGGCGGCTCTGAAGCCGGCGGGCAAGGAGGACCTGTCCCAGCACCGCTTGGTGTGCGAGCAGTGCGGGCGGTGCAAGTGCGCGGAGTGCACGGCGCCCAGGGCGCTGCCCTCCTGCCTGGCCTGCGGGGGGCAGTGTCTGTGCTCGGCCGAGACCCTGCTGGAGCACGGCACCTGCATGTGCCTGGTCAAGGGCCTCTTCTACCACTGCTCCAACGACGACGAGGGCGACTCGTGCGCCGACAGGCCCTGCTCCCTCTCGCGCTCCCACTGCTGCTCGCGCTTCCTGTGCATGGGGCTGATGTCGGCCGTCTTCCCCTGTTTACTGTGCTACCCGCCCGCCAAGGCCTGCGTCCGGGCCTGCCAGCGCTGCCACGACCGCCTCAATCGGCCCGGCTGCCGCTGCAAGAACTCCAACACCGTCTACTGCAAGCTGGAGAACTGGTCCCCCGGGAGCTTCCAGAAGCCTTCCTGA